The following coding sequences lie in one Canis lupus familiaris isolate Mischka breed German Shepherd chromosome 34, alternate assembly UU_Cfam_GSD_1.0, whole genome shotgun sequence genomic window:
- the SENP2 gene encoding sentrin-specific protease 2 isoform X4 codes for MLKLGNKSPNGISDYPKIRVTVTRDQPRRVLPSFGFTLNSEGYNRRPGGRRHSKGTSESSLTWKPQEQVVTEMISEEGGKGLRRPHCTVEEGVQKEEREKYRRLLERLKEGGHGNSVSPGTPTYHSSQRSQMDTLKTKGWGEEQSHGVKTTQFVPKQYRVVETRGPLCSVRSEKRCCSKGKISDTERTVGIRLENEGRRGHQLEPDLSEEVSARLRLGSGSNGLLRRKMSILETKEKHCSGKERDKRMDDLLELTEDMEREISNALGHGPQDEILSSAFKLRITRGDIQTLKNYHWLNDEVINFYMNLLVERNKKQGYPALHAFSTFFYPKLKSGGYQAVKRWTKGVNLFEQELILVPIHRKVHWSLVVIDLRKRCLKYLDSMGQKGHRICEILLQYLQDESKTKRNIDLNLLEWTHYSMKPHEIPQQLNGSDCGMFTCKYADYISRDKPITFTQHQMPLFRKKMVWEILHQQLL; via the exons ttttacTTTGAACTCAGAGGGGTACAACAGAAGACCAGGGGGCCGTCGTCATAGCAAAGGCACTTCAGAGAGTTCCTTAACCTGGAAGCCTCAGGAACAGGTTGTAACAGAGATGATTTCTGAAGAGGGTGGCAAGGGTCTGAGGCGTCCCCACTGTACCGTGGAGGAG GGTGttcaaaaagaggaaagagagaaataccGAAGGTTACTGGAGCGACTTAAAGAAGGTGGTCATGGAAACTCTGTTTCTCCTGGAACTCCAACTTATCACAG CTCTCAAAGAAGTCAGATGGACACATTAAAGACCAAAGGCTGGGGGGAAGAGCAAAGTCACGGAGTCAAAACAACTCAGTTTGTTCCAAAACAAT ATAGAGTTGTTGAAACAAGGGGACCGCTATGCTCAGTGAGAAGTGAGAAGAG GTGTTGTTCAAAGGGGAAAATTTCTGATACAGAGAGGACAGTTGGAATCAGACTTGAAAATGAAGGT AGGAGGGGACACCAGCTGGAACCTGACCTATCCGAAGAGGTGTCAGCCCGACTCCGCCTGGGCAGTGGGAGCAATGGCTTACTCAGGAGGAAAATGTCAATActtgagacaaaagaaaaacattgctcAGGCAAAGAGAGGGATAAAAGGATGGATGATCTTCTTGAACTTACAGAg GACATGGAAAGGGAAATCAGTAATGCCCTAGGTCATGGTCCACAAGATGAAATCCTAAGTAGTGCTTTCAAGTTGCGAATCACTCGAGGTGATATCCAGACCTTGAAGAACTATCACTGGCTCAATGATGAA gtcattaatttttatatgaatcttctggtggaaagaaacaaaaaacaagggtaTCCAGCACTTCATGCATTCAGTACCTTTTTCTATCCCAAATTAAAGTCGGGTGGTTACCAAGCAGTGAAAAGATGGACCAAAGGGGTCAATCTCTTTGAACAAGAACTTATTCTGGTTCCTATTCATCGGAAGGTACATTGGAGCCTCGTG GTGATAGACCTAAGAAAAAGGTGTCTTAAATATCTGGATTCTATGGGACAAAAGGGCCACAGGATCTGTGAGATTCTCCT tcAGTATTTACAGGATGAAAGTAAGACCAAAAGAAATATTGATCTGAATCTTTTAGAGTGGACCCACTACAGCATGAAGCCACAT gaGATTCCTCAACAGTTGAATGGGAGTGATTGTGGAATGTTTACTTGTAAATATGCAGATTATATCTCTAGGGACAAACCTATCACATTTACTCAG CACCAGATGCCTCTTTTCCGGAAGAAGATGGTGTGGGAGATCCTTCATCAGCAGTTGCTGTGA